GGATTAAGGGAAAGGTCTCATGGCAAATCCAGGGCTCTTCGAAGGAGCTGCACGAGAGCTGATTAAACGGCTCAGGTCCCCCGGGGTGGCCGGGGGGGAGCCGGCGTGGCTCAGGGTGCTGCCGACCCCAGAGCGCTTACCCTGGGTGGGtgggtgtgtgtctgtggcGTTTGCTGGGGGTCTCTGGTGCTGTGCAGGTGCCCCTGGgtgccaggctgagctgtgtGCCTCCCTGCAGGAAAGCTCTCGCTGGAGGAGTTCATCAAAGGCGCCAAGAGCGACCCGTCCATCGTGCGCCTGCTGCAGTGTGACCCCAGCGGTGCCGCACAGCTCTGAGCCCCAcggccccccacagccccttatagccccccacagccccccacagccccccgtGGCCCCACATGGCCCCACAGCACCTCCCAACCCTGAAGCTGGTCACTGCCACTGCCCCCTGCCCTGTCCCCTGTGGTCCCCATTGCTGTGCCCCTACAGCCCGTCATGGGGAgagagctgaggctgaggcGAGGGGGAGTCCAGGGGGATGGTCCCCATCACTGAGGGGGTCCTGGTCTGGCTCAGCTGGGGAAGGATGGAGGTAAGGTCTGCCCCAAGCGAGGATGgtccccaccagcagcagcagctcggGGCAGAGGGACAACCCAGCCCAGTGGGAGAGGCTGTTGGTGAAGCCAGCGCTGCATCTCCGGCAggcacagagacacagcccAGGGGACAACGACCTGGTGGCTCAGGGGGCCCCAGCACCCCCCTTCCAGCATGAACACATTGCCATGGGGCCAGGCCAGCCCCTTCCCTACGGCCAGCAcatgggctggggctgtggtgaggggacacgctCCTGGGCTTTTAATACCTGCAAAATAAAGTTTGTGTCAGTGCAGTCAGTGGTGGGAAAGGGGCCAGGGGTGCCCTGTGGTGCCCGGGGGAAAGTTCCTCCCTGAGGTGTCTGGATTCAGCCCAATTCCCTCCCTCACTGCAGCCCCAGATGACCAGAAGCCATGGGGATGGGCTCATGGGTCTTGGCTGGCGGCATCCAGGAGAAATGTCCATGCAAtagctgggctggggggcagaTGGGTCTAGTTGTGGGGCTGtgggcactgggatgggacagggTTGGCCAGGGCACATCCACAGGATCATCCCTCGAGCCCTGCTCAGAGCCAGGCAGTTTCCATGCTGTCCAGCCTCAGCAAGCCCAGGCACTGCCCGGGGTTGGGGGCCTCCGTGGGGGCTGCTGGCAAGGAGACCTGCAAGCCAGAGAGGATGATGAGAACAAGATCAGACGAGAGCTTTGGGATGGCAAATCCTACCCCCTTCCCAGAGCCCCTGAGCCCTGTCAGGCCTGTCCCAGCCCCGCTTGGGAACAGCCCAGGCACCGGGAGTCACCTTCCTCCGGCGCAGCCCGCGGCAGCAGCAGCCGAGGCGGAGCAGGGCGACGGTGAGCAGGAGGCAGCGGATGCCAAAGACAATCTGCACCAGGTCGAGCAGGAGGGAGATGGCCCAGAGGGACAGCgtggagctctgcagggacacAGGACATCAGCTTCCCACGCTTTGCCCATCGCCAGGACGGGCATCCCCAGCCCACGGGAGCCTCACATAGACACGGGAGGGATCGAAGGGGCACTGGCGGGAGTCGGCGCAGGGCGCCAGCAGCACCCGGCCCTGGCTGCCCAGCGTCAGCCCCACGGAGACGGCCAGAGCCAGcaggcagcacacacagcacaggctgctgctggtgctcaggGCGAAGAGCATCCATTtctgcaggagaggagagaagaggcagCACCAGGGCCGTGCACGGCCGCCCGTCCGGGCGCCCCCGTGGGGATGGTCCCCGAGCGAGGGGTCGCGGCGGCCGTGCAGGGGCCGTGGGTGGGCTGCAGCCCGCTGGCTGCTGGGCTCGGGGGCTCCGGGTGCTTACGAGGGCGGCGGGGGCGAGGCAGCGGGACAGCGTGAGAGCGGCTATTCCACAGGAGATGGTCTGTGAGGAAGCACGGGGACGTCAGCGCCACCCACCCCGGGCCATCGGTCCCCTTTCCTCGCCGACTTTGTCCCGGAAAGCTCATCTGGCCAATTTGGCACcggcggggggtgggggggggcaGGGCTTCGCTACCTCCCAGTAACAAATCGCCGCGCGCTTCACCCGCTCGGTTTTGTGGGAGAAAGGCTTATTCAGCGCAGGGAAGGGGAGCTGGAGCAGCGTCCCCCGCATCCCACCCCGCGCAGCTCCGCGCCCCCCGCGCCCCTCCCGCGGTACCAGCAGCGCGCAGATGCCGGAGGCGGCGTTGGCGACGGTGCAGTGCAGCGACAGCGCGTCCCGGCCCGCGGCCACGAACCGCAGCACGGTGCCGTGCACGAAGGCGCCggtgatgaggttgaggtgcccGACGATGAGGAGGATGAGGCCCGTTTTCATGAGAAGCCTTTGGTGGCCGCTGGGATCGCGGTAGCCTGGCGTGGAGGGGAGGGaggcggtgcggtgcggtgcggtgcggggTGGCCGgcgctgagctgctgctcccgtccttccagcacagcacagaccCGAAGCGTGCGGGGACAGCCCCGGAGGAAGCGCCCCATGCTGGCAGCGGGACAAGCTGCTGTGGCGGCAGCCGCTGGCAGCCCAGGTATGCAAACCACTGCTCCAGCCGGCTGTCCTGGGAGCCAGCAGCCGCGGGGAGAGGTGTCAGCTGGGGCTCCCCGCAACGAGGGGGAAGCTCTGGGGATGGCAGCTGCCcctgagcagctccagctgcctctcACACCCGGCCCTTTgagcagtgacagcagcagcacccggGGCTGCTCCTCCCCAGGGACTCACCCCAGTGACACTGTCACTGTCACCCACGTGCTCAGCCCCGACCCTGTCCaagcccctcagcacccttccctccctccctgcctcagtttccctgcaaGAGAGCAGTGCTGAAgctccaggcagggctggggcacccTCCCATTGCAATCACCACGCCAGGACTGGACTTACCATCTTGGCACATCTTTACCAGGCTGGGATGGGGCCATCAGAGCCTCTCAGTGCccgccctgccctcagcccctggggcagcagctggaTCCATCCAAGTTCCCACATGGCTGGACAGGACCAGGACTAGGTCAGCAGAACCTCCCGCCTGCTGCACCCCACTGCCTCTCCAGTTCCTGTCAGACCAGCTCCCCAGGACCAGCAAAGGGATAACCccacctcctgcctctgcccagaGGAAGCACAGCCCTGTCCCCACCCCTGCACTCCTCTTGCTGCCAGCTCAGTGGCCATGCCCTGGCACGCTGGGCCATGTTGTGTCATGTTGCCTCATCCTGTGCCACCTCCACCGCTCCCAGTACCCTCAGGTCAGCCCAAGGTAAGCGGAGGCAGGAGGCTGGGATCCAGTCAGGGGCTGAGGGTCTGGGATGGGGCAGCCCATTGGGGTGTGATGCTGCTGGACCACGGCAGAGACCACCAGGAaccagagatccacctgcagagagaaggaaaagcagaagggTCAAGGCTGCTGCCAACCTCCTGGGAGGTGACTCAGAGGAGCCAGTTCGGTGGCAGTCACCCTAACAAAGCTCCTAGGGAAGTTACTGAGAGCAAGAGATGGAgtgagaggggctgggggaagAACTGTGGGTGATTTGGATCCCTCCCTCACTCCTGGGACATCCTTGCTGAGTGATTCTCTTTGCAAATCTCATTAGAGACACGAGGCACCAACAATTTAATTCCAGAGACAGCAGCGAAGCTGGTTTGGTGCAGAGCCCCTCAGCATCACAACAGCAACATCCCCCTTGAGCCCAGCCCtcagcctccccagcccccttaCACTCAGCAGCTCAGTACAGCCTTATGCCCCATCCCTTCCATCTTCTAACCCTTCTACAGCACAGGGTGGGGGGTAAAGAgctgcctctccctgctgtgGCACCAGGATGAGGCCAGTGTGGCACATGCAGCATCCCCAGTGCCACTGCAGACAGAATGAGGCTGTCACATCCCCTTTGTGGAGGCAGAAAAGCAGATGCTCCCTTTTTCCCcaggccctgggctggggcagtgcTTACCCACGCTGGAGCAAAGGCAGTCAGAGGATTTCACTGTTGCAAAGGAGGAGCTGGACGCGAGTCCAACGACAACCAGAGTCTTTATTCAAATGGTCCCTTAGGATGGTTGCAgacatacagacacacagacatatTTACACCCTTACACACCTCACAGAGCTTGAACcaataaattaaaccaaaaagAGGGCagggggcttggggaggagtttgtttcctctttttcttgtcacgtaagaagcagcagctgcccgAGGTGAGGCTGGGGGGCAGCTGGGGGACGGCAAACAGAAGCCACCACGGACACAACCCTGCCCCCAAAACCACGCCACGCCACGAGTGTGCTCTTCAGCAGGAGGCCACCTCATACTCTGGCTTCGATGCACTCCAGGTTGACCATTTCATccagcctgcagccctcagcTTGGGCAcagtggctcaggggggcaCTTGGGCTGTCGGTACCTCTCGTTTTGGGGGTCTGGGGGCAGGCTGCTGCAGTCTGAGAGTGGGGGGACTCGCACTCGTCCGAGGTCAGGTCTGGCACGTCGTCCGACTGGCTGTCGGAGCTCTCCAGGTCGCTCCGTATGCTCTCGGGCTGGGCCAGGGTGATGTCCCAGGTTTTGCTGGCAATGCAGTCCTTTTGCTCACAGCTTTGGTGTTTGCACATCTGCTCCTGCTCACCATCCTCCtcgtcctcctcctcttcctcattcTCTGCCATTTGGGTGTGGGCGTGCAGAGagtcctctgtgctgctgccactggCCAGCTGGTAGTGACTTGGTTTGGCTTCTATGTCCACCTGGATCTCCATGTTATTGcactccctgcagaaacaggcaTCCCTGAGTTACTGGGTACAGTGACTGGGTTCAGCTGGGTCACCCACCAGGCACTGCATCGCTGTGCTGGGAGGATCATGTTTTCCAGACGTGAGCAAGATGCTGCTCATCACCCCAAAGCATCTGGGAGACACCAGCACTCgctgctctgcctcagcccTCCCGACAGCAGCCAACATCATCCCCAGGCTGCAAGTCAGGGACTGAACTGGGAAAGCCCCAGAGTCCCCAGGAGCAGCCAGGAACAGACCCCGGGCTGCAGatcccctcctcagcctccacACTACACATGGAGGCCCTTCCCAAACTGTCCCCAGTCCTCCTCCTGCGCTACTAGAAGGATCGAGCCACAGAAGAGCAGGTTACAGTAACCTCACCACCCTCAGCAGCACCTCAGAGCACAGAGACACCCAGAACAGCCACTACCAACCCTCTTCTCCCTTCCTACCTGTCCTGGGGGTTGTAGGAGCTGATGATGGAACCAGCCATGGCTCGAGTGCTGGCGTTGTCGCTGATGGCTCCCAAGCTGACCGAGTCTTTGGGGAAAATCTCCTTCTGGACATCTGCCTGAACTTCCAGCCTGCAGGAAAGTGGAAGATCCCTGAGAACTGCCTCAGATGGTCCCTGAGGAGCATCAGCTACTCTTCACAGGGAAGCAGGAGGCCCTTTGTAGCTTATGACAGAGTTTAACCCCAATGGTTCCTCCCATTTGGTCTCATTTTTGGCTCCGGTTAGGTAAACCCATTCTGTTTTCCATGACGAAGGTAAAGTTGTGTTTATATCTATGACTCATGCAATTCCTGTGAAAAACTGATTTCCACAGCTCTAGCACACAGCTGTGATTACACCCTGGCTGCTGGATCAACACGTGGCTCTAATTACCCAGCGAACTGACTCACAGGCCAGTATAGAGGAAAACTGTGGTGTAACCTGCCTTGGAAAACAGTGACCCTGCTTGCTAAAGCCACTGGAGAATGGGAAGCACCAAAGCCTCTGAGTTGGGATAAGAGGAAGATCTTCCAGCAAGCCATGGAGGCATCTCTGCACTGCTCCTAAATAAGCTGCAGCATCAGCTCTGCAGTTCCAAGGAGCTCAGGAGAGACTGAAGCTTATCTTTTGTCCTCCTTGCAAGAACCAGCCTAGCACCGACTCTAGAAGTAGCCTGACCTGCTGGGATTGGCTATTCCACAACAAACCAA
This DNA window, taken from Colius striatus isolate bColStr4 chromosome 24, bColStr4.1.hap1, whole genome shotgun sequence, encodes the following:
- the TMEM54 gene encoding transmembrane protein 54 — protein: MCQDGYRDPSGHQRLLMKTGLILLIVGHLNLITGAFVHGTVLRFVAAGRDALSLHCTVANAASGICALLTISCGIAALTLSRCLAPAALKWMLFALSTSSSLCCVCCLLALAVSVGLTLGSQGRVLLAPCADSRQCPFDPSRVYSSTLSLWAISLLLDLVQIVFGIRCLLLTVALLRLGCCCRGLRRRKVSLPAAPTEAPNPGQCLGLLRLDSMETAWL